In Fundidesulfovibrio magnetotacticus, the genomic window TCGTCAGGCCAACCCAAGCTTGCGCCTTGTCTGGAAACCTGTCGATGATGCTTTCGTAAGACTTTTGGGCTTCACGGTGCATGCCCTTGCGAAACTGCACGTCAGCCACTCTTTCAAGGATGGAGAACTCCTTGTGGAACAAGGTCATAGCATCATTAGCGACGCTCTCGGCGTCCATGATTTTGCCTTGCAACAGCAAAGTATTTATCAGGCCGATCCAGGCATGAATCCTGTCGCGAAATTTTGAGATGATTGCTTTGTAATTTTGTTCGGCATCAAAGTATTTTTCTCTGCGCAATTGTACATGTGCGAGTCTTTCGGCTATCGAGTAATTTTGAGGAAATATCCTGGTTGCTTCCGTTGCAAGCGTCTCTGCTTCGTAAAGCTTGCAATGTAGCAGGAGGTTGTTGATCTGGTCGTAAATTTGCTTCGCATCGTTCATGGCGATCAGTTCTCCAGATGATACACTTCTTAACTGCGTCCATGTTGTGGGGAAAGTCAAGTCGGCATGCCCTGTGGTTTAGCGCCCAGGCCGCCACGGCAGAATGTGACATGGCCAGGGCTTCGGTCCGGGATGTAATGTGGGCGGGTAAAGGAAAAGGGCCGACGGATCACTCCGTCGGCCCTTGGCTCCTTGGTTGCGGGGGTGGGATTTGAACCCACGATCTTCGGGTTATGAGCCCGATGAGCTACCGGTCTGCTCCACCCCGCGTCGGGAAGACAGTATTTATGCTCGTTGCGGCGTGCTGTCAACGATTAATTGAAA contains:
- a CDS encoding tetratricopeptide repeat protein; its protein translation is MNDAKQIYDQINNLLLHCKLYEAETLATEATRIFPQNYSIAERLAHVQLRREKYFDAEQNYKAIISKFRDRIHAWIGLINTLLLQGKIMDAESVANDAMTLFHKEFSILERVADVQFRKGMHREAQKSYESIIDRFPDKAQAWVGLTNVLLSQDKISDAEMVAGEAIILFPGEYSVLERFAHTLHRKGMHCYAERIFRIIIDRYPDKTNGWIGLTNVLLSQDKLDEAEGVAGKAKALFPEDFP